Below is a genomic region from Persicimonas caeni.
GGGATCGGGCTCACCGTCCGCATCGACGCCAGCGAGGGACCCGAGGTTCAAGCATGCTCCCTCATGCTGTTCGTCACATGCCTTCTTGTAGAGCGAACGGGCGCGTTCGACATCTTTCGTCACACCGCGCCCCTGATGATAAAGCGCCCCGGCGCGGAAGCAGGCGCGGACGGTACCGGCATCGCAGGCCTTCAGGAACAACGGAAGCGCCTTCTTGGGGGTTTCTTCGCCGTTCATCCCTTTGTCGTAAATGTGACCCGCGTTGTGACACGCCTCAATCAAATCGCCATCGCACGCTTTCTCGAAAAACGGCACCGCGCGTGCGTGGTCTGCTTCGCCGAGCTTTCCAAGCGCGTAGAGGTTGCCTGCATTGTAACAGCTGTCAGGAATGCCTTCCGTGCAAGCCCTTGCGAACAACTTTGCGGCGCGTTCGGGGGCCTGGGGGACGCCGTGACCGTGAATATATGTCAGGGCCAGACTGTGGCACCCTCGAGCGACTCCCTCGTCACACACACGTTCGAACAAGGTGTGTGCGCGAGCGCCGTCATACTCGACGCCAGCGCCCTCTACGTAGGTCATTCCCAAGTTGTGGCAACCCAGCATATCACCACCGTCGCAAGCCTCCTTGTAGAGCTCGTGGGCGCGTTCGTGGTCTCGGTCGCCGCCCTCGCCCATGTAGTGCATCACACCAAGCCAAAAGCAGCTATTCATGTTGCCGCCGTCACACCCGTCTTCGAATAGTGAGCGGGCACGCTCGTTATCTGCACGCCCGCGCTCTCCCCGATGGTAGAGTTGCGCTGCATTGCGGCAACTCAGTGCACGCCCTCGCTCACAGAGATCTTCGAAGATTTCGAGCGCGCGCTCGGTATCTCGCGGCACGTCGGTTCCTTCGGCGTACATGCTGGCCAAGTTGTGACAGGCCTCGGTCTCGCCAGCATCACAGGCCTTGTTGTAGAGCGAGACAGCACGTTCGGGGACCCTTTTTACGCCCAGGCCGGCTGCGTAGCTGTAGGCGAGGAAATAGCAGCCGCGAGCGCTTCCTCCCTCGCAGGCCTCACGGAGCAGTGGTGCTGCCTTATCGTAAGCCTCGTCATTGAAGAGCTGCTTGCCTCGCTCGAAGTGCTGCTGGGCGGCGGAGCTTCCTGGCTCTGCAACACGAGCAGTCGCGCAGGCGGACACCAAAAAAGAGGCGCCCAGGGCGAGGACGAGCAGTTGATTGTCCAATTTCATACAGGATTCGGGCAGAAGTGATTGTTGGGGTGACAAAAGTGTTAATTGTCGAAAGCTGAGTTCACAAGCGGCGAAGAGGAACGTGGGCGAAACTGAGTGCCGAGAGAAATAGCGCACATTCGATGCGAGGAGAGCCAACGGGGCGAGCGCCCTGCTCTTTGTGGTCGGTTTAGTGGCGGTGCGCCTGCGACACCGCGAATAGTTCCCCGCCTTGCCTTGTTGCTTTTGCGACTCACCGCCGCATGTTGGTGGCACCCTGCTCTTGTGCTATGCATCCAACAACAAAGCAGTACATTGCAGGCATGAATAATACTTCTTATGTGGACTCCTCTCTTGCGGAGAATCTCATGACGCCGAATACCCTTCGCCTCGCCGATGGGCGCGCAGCCGTGCGTCGCATCATCGCGGCGCTCGTCGTGGCGCTTGTCGCTGCGTCGACCTTGGTCGCCGTGCCCAACGGCGCCGAGGCCAAAGAGCCGCGCGACCTGATCAAGACCAAGACTCTCGACAACGGGCTGGAAGTAATCGTGCTTCCCGACCCGTCGCTGCCGATCGTGACCATCGAAATGGCGGTCAAAAACGGCGCGTTCACCGAGCCGCCCAAGTACAATGGCTTGAGCCACCTGTACGAGCACATGTTCTTCAAGGGCAACGCCGTCATCCCCAACCAAGAGGCCTACCTCGAGCGCATGCGCGAGCTGGGAATCGTGTTCAACGGGACCACGAGCACCGAGCGGGTGAACTACTTCTTTACCCTCCCCAAGGACAACTTCGAGGAGGGCATGGAGTTCATGTACAACGCCATCACCTCGCCGAAGTTCGACGAAGAGGAGTTCGAAAAAGAGAAGAAGGTCGTCATCGGCGAGGTCGACCGCAACGAGTCGAACCCCTACTACTGGTTCGGCCAGGCGATCGAAGAGAAGCTCTGGTACGCCCACCCGAGTCGCAAAGACCCGCTGGGTGACCGAAAGAGCGTGCTCGGCGCGACCGTCGACCAGATGAACACCATGCAGGAGCGCTACTACGTGCCGAATAACTCGGCGCTGCTCATCGCCGGCGACGTCGAGCCCGAAAAGGCGTTCGAGATCGCCAAAGAGATGTACGGCGAATGGGAGAAAGGCCCCGATCCCTTCGAGAAGTGGCCGGTGCCCGAGCATCCCGAGCTCAAAGAAAAGAGCTACCTGACCGTCGAGCGCGACGTGAAGGTGCCCTACGTGCAGTTTAGCTGGCACGGGCCAAGCGTGACCGAAGACCCGAAGGCGACGTATGCCGCCGACGTGCTGAGCTTCATCTTGAGCCAGCCTACCAGTCGCTTCCAGAAGCGCCTGGTCGAGTCGGGCCTGACCCTTGGCGCGGGAATCAGCTACTACACCCAAGCGCGCACCGGCCCCATCAACGTCAACGCGCAGGTCGCCCCGCAGAACCTCAAAAAGGCGATTCGCGCGGTGCTCGAGGAGATTCACCGCCTCGAAGACCCCGACTACTACACCGACGAGCAGCTCGAGTCGGCCAAGACGATCCTCGCCGTCCAAGATACCTACGACCGCGAGAAGACGAGCTCGTTCGCACATACCGTCAGCTTCTGGTGGGCGACCGCCGGGCTCGACTACTACTTGGACTACGTCGAGAACCTCAAAGCCGTGACCCGCGCGGATATCGCTCGCTACGTCAAAGAGTATATCGGCGACGATCCGTACGTGATGGGCGTGCTCCTGTCGAAAGAACAAAAGGAGCAGCTCGGGCTGACCGACGAGAAGCTGGCCGAGATGGTCAAAGAGATCGAGAAGGAGCTCGAGGCCGAGCGCGCCGGCGAGAAGTCGAAGGATAAAGCGAACGTTGAAGACAGCGGGGAAGCCAATGAAAGCTAAAACGATTTTTGCACTGCTATTCTCCGGTGCCCTCGCCGTCTCGGCGGGCTGCACCGGTGGCGACACCAAGCCTGACGAAAAGCAAACCGAAGAGAAGGTCCAGAAAGGCGACCAGGCCGACCAGAAGGTCGACGAGCGCGGCATCCCCGAGCTCGCACCGCTGCAGATGGCCGACAAGGACGCCGAAATCAAAAAGCTCGGCGAGGTCAACGGCACCACCGCCTATAAGGTGGGCGACGTGACCGTGCTGCACAAAGAGACACCGGCCAACTCGGTCGTCGCTGCCCGAGTCTACATCTCGGGCGGCGCGACGCACCTGACCGAGAAGACCTCGGGCATCGAGCGCCTCGCGCTCAACACCGCGGTGAGCGGCGGCACCGAGTCGCACCCCAAGGACGAGTTCAACGCCCTGCTCGACTCGATGGGCAGCAGTGTGGCCGCGTTCAGCGACCGTGACTTCTCGGGCTACACGATGAAGTCGGTCGTCGATAATTTCGACAAGACCTGGGAGCTTATGCTCGAGTCGATGCTCGAGCCGAAGCTCCCGCAGGAGGAGCTCGAGCTGCAGCGCCAGCGGCATCTGGCCGATATTCGCAGCCTGAACGAGAACCCCGACCGGCTCGTGGGCCACGTGGCCACGAAGCTCCTGTTCGAGGGGCACCCGTACCACACGCTGCAACTGGGCACCGAGGAGAACGTCGAGGCGTTCACGCAGAAGCAAACCGCTGCCTATCAGCGCGCCATGCTCCGCCCGGAGAAGATGACCGTCGTGGTCGTCGGCAACGTCTCCGACGAGAAGATCCTCAGCCAGGTGC
It encodes:
- a CDS encoding tetratricopeptide repeat protein; amino-acid sequence: MKLDNQLLVLALGASFLVSACATARVAEPGSSAAQQHFERGKQLFNDEAYDKAAPLLREACEGGSARGCYFLAYSYAAGLGVKRVPERAVSLYNKACDAGETEACHNLASMYAEGTDVPRDTERALEIFEDLCERGRALSCRNAAQLYHRGERGRADNERARSLFEDGCDGGNMNSCFWLGVMHYMGEGGDRDHERAHELYKEACDGGDMLGCHNLGMTYVEGAGVEYDGARAHTLFERVCDEGVARGCHSLALTYIHGHGVPQAPERAAKLFARACTEGIPDSCYNAGNLYALGKLGEADHARAVPFFEKACDGDLIEACHNAGHIYDKGMNGEETPKKALPLFLKACDAGTVRACFRAGALYHQGRGVTKDVERARSLYKKACDEQHEGACLNLGSLAGVDADGEPDPKQARPYFERACDGGSGMGCFLLGRMHLEGHGVERDVTRARELFERACAENVARACFEAGSKYVFAKGVNQDFDRARELFERACENKQAKACHNLGMLYVHGWGVTADLSRARSLFQKACSAGNFVACDYEGQMQNQGWGGAKAPKRARELFKKACNGDHAEGCYNLGLSYERDEGGPQDIEAAQRVHEKACKLGEQQSCDRLRWFRN
- a CDS encoding M16 family metallopeptidase, yielding MTPNTLRLADGRAAVRRIIAALVVALVAASTLVAVPNGAEAKEPRDLIKTKTLDNGLEVIVLPDPSLPIVTIEMAVKNGAFTEPPKYNGLSHLYEHMFFKGNAVIPNQEAYLERMRELGIVFNGTTSTERVNYFFTLPKDNFEEGMEFMYNAITSPKFDEEEFEKEKKVVIGEVDRNESNPYYWFGQAIEEKLWYAHPSRKDPLGDRKSVLGATVDQMNTMQERYYVPNNSALLIAGDVEPEKAFEIAKEMYGEWEKGPDPFEKWPVPEHPELKEKSYLTVERDVKVPYVQFSWHGPSVTEDPKATYAADVLSFILSQPTSRFQKRLVESGLTLGAGISYYTQARTGPINVNAQVAPQNLKKAIRAVLEEIHRLEDPDYYTDEQLESAKTILAVQDTYDREKTSSFAHTVSFWWATAGLDYYLDYVENLKAVTRADIARYVKEYIGDDPYVMGVLLSKEQKEQLGLTDEKLAEMVKEIEKELEAERAGEKSKDKANVEDSGEANES
- a CDS encoding M16 family metallopeptidase, translated to MKAKTIFALLFSGALAVSAGCTGGDTKPDEKQTEEKVQKGDQADQKVDERGIPELAPLQMADKDAEIKKLGEVNGTTAYKVGDVTVLHKETPANSVVAARVYISGGATHLTEKTSGIERLALNTAVSGGTESHPKDEFNALLDSMGSSVAAFSDRDFSGYTMKSVVDNFDKTWELMLESMLEPKLPQEELELQRQRHLADIRSLNENPDRLVGHVATKLLFEGHPYHTLQLGTEENVEAFTQKQTAAYQRAMLRPEKMTVVVVGNVSDEKILSQVQKLAKIQPQASLPDQQLTPYNVEKAKLKVEEKDIPTNYIFGLFPAPSPGDEDYEAMLVAVEYLRDRLFEEVRTKRNLTYAVSSGLSDRRVNYGYLYVTAVDPAKTMPVIFSEVQKLKDGELTDEQLEQSRNVFITEHYMGLETNGSQASLLARSELIAGDWKEHADAIERFQAVSPEDVQRVAEKYMKNYQFGIVGKKSQIDEGLFLNGTPTQAEPTAEKE